From a single Vibrio sp. BS-M-Sm-2 genomic region:
- a CDS encoding helix-turn-helix transcriptional regulator, protein MKKHSRNLHPSLSIDKAPSNVFMNFEAFLSNTETRVHSHSWGQVQLISGGILEMEAESTRFLAPPHLAIWVPAGVMHCSYNRKPLDYCSLNIAPELTQHLPEKTSLIKITPIVSSIIEDFRERGINVAETEQDQRLVQVLLDQLAQREVEHHFLPSTDNKYLAPILASVEENPTDEVTLKDWAERVHTTERTLSRHCQTELGMSFTEWRLRVRYLYSMDLLRNGQSVKEVALTLGYNQASPFITMFKRYANQTPEQYKNRLL, encoded by the coding sequence TTGAAAAAACACTCCAGAAACCTTCACCCATCCTTATCAATTGATAAGGCACCATCCAACGTATTTATGAATTTTGAAGCGTTTCTTTCGAACACTGAAACCCGAGTTCATAGCCACTCATGGGGACAGGTTCAATTGATCAGTGGTGGTATATTAGAGATGGAAGCGGAAAGCACCCGATTTCTAGCACCACCGCATTTGGCGATTTGGGTACCAGCCGGGGTGATGCATTGCAGTTATAACCGTAAGCCTCTGGACTACTGCTCGCTAAATATCGCGCCAGAACTCACGCAACACCTGCCAGAAAAAACCAGTCTTATAAAGATCACGCCCATTGTGTCTTCGATCATCGAGGACTTTCGCGAGCGTGGAATAAATGTTGCGGAAACAGAGCAAGATCAAAGGCTCGTTCAGGTACTGCTTGACCAACTTGCGCAGCGTGAGGTTGAACACCACTTCTTGCCTTCAACAGACAATAAGTACCTAGCACCAATATTGGCTTCTGTTGAAGAAAACCCAACCGATGAAGTGACACTGAAAGACTGGGCTGAACGTGTCCACACCACGGAAAGAACTCTTTCTCGCCACTGCCAGACGGAGCTTGGAATGAGCTTTACCGAGTGGCGACTGCGAGTGCGCTACCTATACTCAATGGATTTGTTAAGAAACGGGCAATCGGTCAAGGAAGTCGCTCTCACATTGGGTTACAACCAAGCAAGCCCTTTTATCACCATGTTCAAACGTTACGCGAACCAAACGCCAGAACAGTATAAGAACCGTTTGTTGTAA
- a CDS encoding acyl-CoA thioesterase, with protein MSSSNSRQDGKRDVTLRFLAEPGDVNFGGKVHGGAAMKWIDLAAYACSAGWSGKYCITAYAGGIRFVAPIHVGNLVEVSAKVIYTGSSSMHIAIDVQASDPKELNNRLTTHCIVIMVAVDENGNPTKVPEWIPETPEDIELRDSAIRLMNMRKQIGEEMEAHVKYLK; from the coding sequence ATGAGCAGTAGCAATAGCCGACAAGATGGTAAACGAGACGTTACTCTGCGTTTTTTAGCTGAACCCGGGGATGTGAACTTTGGTGGTAAAGTTCATGGTGGTGCAGCAATGAAGTGGATCGATTTAGCAGCCTACGCTTGTTCCGCAGGTTGGAGCGGTAAATACTGTATAACAGCCTATGCAGGCGGAATTAGATTCGTTGCCCCAATTCACGTAGGCAACCTTGTGGAGGTAAGTGCAAAGGTCATATACACAGGTTCATCTTCAATGCATATCGCTATCGACGTTCAAGCCAGCGACCCTAAAGAGCTCAATAACCGCCTAACAACTCACTGTATCGTTATTATGGTCGCTGTCGATGAGAATGGTAATCCGACTAAAGTTCCAGAGTGGATCCCAGAGACGCCAGAAGACATCGAATTACGAGATTCGGCTATTCGTCTAATGAACATGCGAAAACAGATTGGTGAAGAGATGGAAGCGCACGTGAAGTACCTTAAGTAA
- a CDS encoding DMT family transporter, producing the protein MHYLLPFFTVCIWGANAIVNKLAASTIEPSAMSFYRWFFAMLILTPFCIRPVMKQWAVIKPNLSKLAFLGFLGMVLNQSLGYYAGLTTTASNMALITSLVPLISVFLSVPLLHKSISSLSIVGGVLSLSGLALMLGKGDPLFFIHQELTQGDGYMLIAAFVYASYCVLLKRWKMPISSWVVIYIQGLFAVAMLTPLWLTSEQLLPPQQAIPLIAYAAVAASILAPWMWVKAIDTIGADSSAMFMNLLPVVAIVLAATWLGEEINQFHIIGGVMVISGVILAQIKRKPRLEAPLPQQN; encoded by the coding sequence ATGCATTATCTCTTACCATTTTTTACAGTCTGTATCTGGGGCGCCAATGCAATCGTCAACAAGCTTGCTGCAAGCACCATAGAGCCTAGCGCGATGAGTTTTTACCGCTGGTTTTTTGCGATGTTAATTCTCACGCCTTTCTGTATTCGCCCGGTGATGAAGCAGTGGGCTGTCATTAAGCCAAACCTATCGAAATTAGCGTTCCTCGGCTTTTTGGGCATGGTGTTGAACCAATCTCTAGGTTACTACGCAGGCTTAACCACAACCGCTTCCAACATGGCATTGATCACGTCTTTAGTCCCGTTGATCAGTGTGTTTCTAAGCGTTCCTTTGTTGCATAAGTCCATTTCTAGTTTGAGTATCGTGGGTGGTGTGTTGTCACTGTCAGGCTTAGCTCTGATGTTAGGTAAAGGCGATCCTTTGTTCTTCATCCATCAAGAATTGACTCAAGGCGATGGCTATATGCTGATTGCGGCCTTTGTTTATGCTTCTTACTGTGTGCTCTTGAAACGCTGGAAAATGCCAATCAGTAGCTGGGTGGTGATTTACATCCAGGGTCTGTTTGCTGTCGCGATGCTTACGCCACTTTGGCTTACCAGCGAACAACTTTTACCACCGCAACAAGCGATCCCATTGATTGCTTACGCCGCGGTTGCCGCTTCGATTTTAGCACCTTGGATGTGGGTGAAGGCGATTGACACCATTGGTGCTGACTCAAGCGCGATGTTCATGAACTTACTTCCGGTTGTTGCGATCGTATTAGCCGCTACATGGCTTGGTGAAGAGATTAACCAGTTCCACATCATTGGTGGTGTGATGGTGATTTCAGGCGTCATCCTTGCTCAAATCAAAAGGAAGCCAAGGCTTGAGGCACCTCTCCCTCAGCAAAACTAA
- a CDS encoding mechanosensitive ion channel family protein, which translates to MVARLLTLFFSIQIVWFSSFAHGQDKPGFVDTSTPNSTLSGFIKYSEHVIHYWQLEQLDLPEAQHAYAQVTRTMDLSNLPNRSRTVVVMERIILLHEILNRLGQDVQLHPSEMASLAGDTGHQWRLANTDILIARQTNGEKVGQYLFTTTSINSLSKWYRLISASTKKSEHDVDLYHEFLILPGPLFSISLIKSLPESFNTLYASIPLWQWFALVGVFLLCRFMIKLSFSLGERWNLHWYRNGLKWQVGRQLSLVGVVFILFITRKVIDDGIWITGGIYQFLSTSFLIGQFFFVAWLIMTIFNYFAELYVFNKHEGKYVDSSLITVLARIFGGLTIAILGIYVVDFMGFSISPIVTGLGVGGLAVALAIRPVLENVINGLTLYADGGIKIGELCRYGDNLGTIESIGLRSTRIRTLERSLITIPNSEFANMEIDNLERRDKRRMSHRLRLRSELTQDQLKLLVVGIRRLLLQHPRLDEEPVRARFVGVGEFAIHIDILAYIICKDHEEFLAVQEDVMFSVMQQVEAVGAQLAFSNQYQLTQALNPIDDELKEKATETVNQWLDNNNYPFPDFSYEFKDGIKDSIMYPAKSSAVRANGNG; encoded by the coding sequence ATGGTCGCTCGACTTTTAACACTTTTCTTTTCAATCCAAATTGTTTGGTTTAGTTCATTCGCTCACGGGCAAGACAAGCCCGGTTTTGTGGATACCTCAACGCCCAATAGCACTCTGTCTGGTTTTATTAAGTATTCTGAGCACGTGATCCATTATTGGCAGCTTGAGCAGCTCGATTTACCTGAAGCCCAACATGCTTATGCCCAAGTAACGCGTACCATGGATCTGTCAAACCTTCCCAATCGCAGTCGAACCGTGGTTGTGATGGAAAGAATCATTTTGCTGCACGAAATTCTAAATAGGTTAGGCCAAGACGTTCAATTACATCCTTCAGAAATGGCATCACTAGCGGGTGACACTGGTCACCAATGGCGTCTCGCTAATACAGACATTTTGATTGCTAGGCAGACGAATGGTGAGAAGGTTGGCCAATATCTATTTACGACCACTTCCATTAATAGCTTATCGAAATGGTATCGCCTGATCTCAGCGTCTACGAAGAAAAGTGAACATGACGTTGATTTGTACCATGAGTTTTTAATTCTCCCAGGCCCGCTATTTTCAATATCATTGATCAAATCTTTACCAGAAAGCTTTAATACCTTATACGCATCGATTCCTCTTTGGCAGTGGTTCGCTTTAGTGGGCGTCTTTTTGTTATGTCGATTTATGATTAAGTTAAGCTTCTCGCTTGGCGAACGTTGGAACTTACATTGGTATCGAAATGGACTGAAATGGCAAGTTGGCCGCCAGTTATCTTTGGTTGGGGTCGTCTTTATCCTGTTTATTACCCGAAAAGTGATTGATGACGGAATATGGATCACTGGAGGTATCTACCAGTTTTTGTCTACCTCTTTTTTGATTGGCCAGTTTTTCTTCGTTGCGTGGTTGATCATGACCATCTTCAATTACTTTGCTGAGCTGTATGTATTTAATAAACACGAAGGTAAGTATGTTGACTCCTCTTTAATTACGGTACTCGCGCGTATTTTTGGTGGCCTCACGATTGCCATCTTGGGCATTTATGTGGTCGATTTTATGGGCTTCTCTATCTCCCCGATCGTGACGGGTTTAGGGGTTGGTGGTTTGGCGGTAGCACTCGCCATTCGTCCTGTACTGGAAAACGTGATTAATGGACTGACTTTGTATGCTGATGGTGGAATTAAAATTGGCGAGCTTTGTCGTTATGGCGACAATCTAGGGACGATTGAGAGCATAGGGTTACGGTCTACGAGAATTAGAACGCTAGAACGTTCATTAATTACTATTCCTAATTCCGAGTTTGCCAACATGGAAATTGATAATCTAGAGCGTCGTGATAAGCGTAGAATGAGCCACCGCTTGAGGTTGCGGTCAGAGCTAACTCAAGACCAACTCAAACTTCTGGTTGTTGGTATTAGGCGGCTGTTATTACAACATCCTAGACTCGATGAAGAGCCAGTTAGAGCAAGGTTTGTGGGTGTTGGTGAGTTTGCGATACACATCGATATACTCGCTTATATTATATGCAAAGATCATGAAGAGTTTCTTGCTGTGCAAGAAGATGTGATGTTTTCGGTGATGCAGCAAGTTGAAGCGGTAGGTGCCCAGTTGGCATTCTCTAATCAATACCAACTGACGCAGGCACTTAACCCTATTGATGATGAACTCAAAGAGAAAGCGACCGAAACGGTAAATCAGTGGCTAGATAATAATAACTACCCATTCCCAGACTTTAGCTATGAATTTAAAGATGGAATCAAAGACAGCATTATGTACCCAGCCAAAAGTTCAGCGGTTCGCGCAAATGGAAATGGTTAA
- the secD gene encoding protein translocase subunit SecD, giving the protein MKKIFAYFLLILLLISAIPSFFGEKPALVLNHADSSLPIEPLLSTLVKNQITPLGVENQQDETTLIFESKKEQREAQQVLSLAFPLAHSHFSFVSAAPQLFSQVGLTPINLGLDLRGGVQFMLQVEIDDSVRSLVEATSTNARHVAHAEGVRSRIADIDNNGFSIIITNLSSRDSNSIQSVTDHMRSQFSEWKISVNGNVLRFTLDESIKEEQASLAMQQTLNIMRQRIESLGITEAVTQRQGADRILIELPGVQDPQVAKRVIGATATISFHTVVDSSQAAQTHTTRDGESVRLSRQPVLTGEYIIGASASVGEFGQPEVNLVLSSAGGSKMSDFSRSNIGKPMATLYSEYHQDHNNQLVQRHEVINIATIQSQLGSRFRITGIGQISDAQDLALILRSGSLTVPVTIIDEQVIGPSLGEENIQKGLLAVMVGLALTFVSMLVLYRKFGVIACAALITNIVMIVGFLSLIPGATLTLPGIAGLVLTMGMAVDTNVLVFERIKEEMRSGRSLASAIPRGYKEARSTIIDANLTSLITAIILFAIGYGAVKGFAITLGIGLLTSMFTGLLYSQMWMTKLWGHDNDKA; this is encoded by the coding sequence ATGAAAAAAATATTTGCCTATTTCCTGCTAATTCTCTTATTGATTAGCGCCATACCGAGCTTTTTTGGCGAAAAGCCTGCATTGGTTCTTAATCACGCTGATAGCTCATTACCCATTGAGCCTTTGCTAAGCACATTAGTTAAAAATCAGATAACTCCGTTAGGTGTTGAGAACCAACAAGACGAAACTACATTAATCTTTGAAAGTAAAAAAGAACAGCGAGAAGCACAACAGGTATTGTCATTGGCGTTTCCGTTAGCTCATTCTCATTTTTCATTCGTCAGTGCAGCACCTCAGCTATTTAGCCAAGTAGGGCTAACACCCATTAACCTTGGATTAGATCTTCGTGGTGGCGTGCAGTTCATGCTGCAAGTTGAAATAGATGATAGCGTGAGAAGTTTGGTAGAAGCGACATCGACTAATGCTCGCCACGTGGCTCATGCAGAAGGGGTTCGCAGTCGAATTGCTGACATAGATAACAATGGATTCTCGATCATTATTACTAATTTAAGTAGTCGTGATTCAAACAGTATTCAAAGCGTAACCGACCACATGCGTTCACAGTTTTCTGAATGGAAAATCAGTGTAAACGGCAACGTATTACGTTTTACGCTTGATGAAAGCATTAAAGAAGAGCAGGCAAGCCTCGCTATGCAGCAAACCCTAAATATTATGCGCCAGCGTATTGAAAGTTTAGGTATCACTGAGGCCGTCACCCAGCGTCAGGGGGCTGACCGTATATTGATAGAGCTTCCGGGCGTTCAAGATCCTCAAGTTGCGAAGCGTGTTATTGGTGCGACGGCGACGATCTCTTTTCATACGGTTGTTGATTCAAGCCAAGCTGCACAGACTCATACTACGCGTGATGGGGAATCTGTACGCTTGTCTAGGCAACCGGTGTTAACGGGAGAGTACATTATTGGTGCATCCGCATCGGTTGGTGAGTTTGGACAACCTGAAGTGAACCTAGTGTTGAGCAGTGCGGGAGGCAGCAAAATGTCTGACTTCTCACGTAGTAACATCGGTAAGCCTATGGCGACCTTATACAGCGAATATCATCAAGATCATAACAACCAACTTGTTCAACGCCATGAAGTGATCAACATTGCTACGATCCAAAGCCAATTAGGAAGTCGTTTTAGAATAACGGGTATCGGGCAAATTTCCGATGCACAAGACCTTGCGCTAATTCTACGCTCTGGGTCATTGACCGTACCTGTGACCATTATTGATGAGCAAGTGATTGGTCCAAGCCTAGGTGAAGAAAATATCCAAAAGGGTTTGCTCGCGGTGATGGTAGGTTTAGCTCTGACATTTGTGTCGATGCTGGTTTTGTACCGAAAGTTCGGTGTTATAGCTTGTGCCGCGCTTATCACCAACATTGTCATGATTGTGGGTTTCTTATCATTGATACCGGGAGCAACGCTTACTTTGCCGGGTATTGCGGGCCTTGTACTCACCATGGGCATGGCGGTTGATACTAACGTTCTAGTGTTTGAACGAATCAAAGAAGAAATGCGTTCAGGAAGATCGCTAGCGAGTGCGATACCGAGAGGTTATAAAGAGGCCAGAAGTACGATTATTGACGCAAACCTTACGTCGTTGATCACTGCGATTATTCTGTTTGCGATTGGTTATGGTGCCGTGAAGGGCTTTGCAATAACGCTAGGGATTGGACTTTTAACCAGTATGTTTACGGGATTACTCTATAGCCAAATGTGGATGACAAAACTTTGGGGGCATGACAATGACAAAGCTTAA
- a CDS encoding DUF1214 domain-containing protein gives MSAIAKLIYDSEPQIEATSDVKQISNNQSLTYRITKEEAESDLWSIVIMDGQSDEVADGGQQLITNIDNMNFHRELDGSLLIKISKYRPGDVNATNWLQAPEGSFYLVKYVYL, from the coding sequence GTGTCTGCAATCGCCAAGCTCATTTATGACAGTGAACCTCAAATTGAAGCGACGAGTGATGTCAAACAAATCAGTAATAACCAATCTCTGACGTATCGAATTACAAAGGAAGAAGCCGAAAGCGATTTGTGGTCGATTGTTATCATGGATGGGCAAAGTGACGAGGTAGCAGATGGTGGTCAGCAATTGATTACCAATATCGACAACATGAATTTTCATCGAGAACTCGATGGCAGCTTACTGATCAAAATATCGAAGTACCGACCTGGTGATGTGAACGCTACTAACTGGTTACAAGCCCCAGAAGGTAGCTTTTATCTCGTGAAGTATGTGTATTTATAG
- the secF gene encoding protein translocase subunit SecF has product MTKLNQRVADIQWSKVRWNGLLVSLGLMFISIVLISTKGFTLGLEFTGGISHVVNADVPVSLEAMQSALNTVFDELPNLVPDVTYQTWQLQFPIGGTGELELLQWLRAVELELGHPLNLVSSSVVGAQVGEQLFEQGGLALIVASIAIMFYLTVRFEWRLALGAIVALLHDVLVVLALFVVFSIEFNLTALAALLAVVGYSLNDSIVIGDRIREYLTRRPNQSTSESTDQAIRSSLFRTLVTSGTTLLTVSSIGLIAGGTLSGFAFALFAGIIVGTWSSLVIGTAIPERIGLSSEHYKPKAPLLDEGGNPIHS; this is encoded by the coding sequence ATGACAAAGCTTAACCAACGAGTCGCTGATATCCAGTGGTCAAAAGTAAGGTGGAACGGTTTATTGGTTTCACTTGGGTTGATGTTTATATCAATTGTCCTGATATCGACCAAAGGGTTTACACTTGGGCTTGAGTTTACCGGTGGTATCTCTCATGTCGTCAATGCTGATGTCCCGGTGAGCTTGGAAGCGATGCAATCAGCTTTGAATACGGTATTTGATGAATTACCCAATCTAGTGCCCGATGTTACCTACCAAACTTGGCAGTTACAGTTTCCTATTGGCGGAACGGGTGAATTGGAGTTGTTGCAGTGGTTAAGAGCTGTAGAGTTGGAGCTAGGCCATCCGCTTAATCTAGTGTCGAGCTCAGTTGTTGGCGCGCAGGTGGGTGAGCAATTATTTGAGCAAGGTGGTTTAGCCCTGATTGTTGCGTCTATCGCCATTATGTTTTACTTAACTGTGCGTTTTGAATGGCGATTAGCTCTGGGCGCGATTGTTGCTCTACTGCATGATGTGCTGGTGGTTTTAGCATTGTTTGTGGTGTTTTCGATTGAATTTAATCTCACCGCTCTTGCTGCATTGCTTGCTGTTGTGGGTTACTCGCTCAATGACTCTATTGTTATCGGAGACCGAATTCGTGAGTACCTGACCCGTAGACCGAATCAGAGTACCAGTGAATCTACGGATCAAGCGATACGATCGTCATTGTTTAGGACTCTAGTAACGTCTGGAACCACGTTATTGACGGTAAGCAGTATTGGCCTTATCGCAGGCGGTACATTAAGTGGGTTTGCGTTTGCATTGTTCGCTGGGATTATTGTGGGCACTTGGTCTTCATTAGTGATCGGTACAGCAATACCGGAAAGGATCGGTTTGTCTTCTGAGCATTATAAGCCCAAAGCTCCTTTGTTAGATGAAGGCGGTAATCCTATTCATAGTTAA
- a CDS encoding peptide ABC transporter substrate-binding protein produces MTQPTIPVIISSLLALSSASSFAATVPADTPLAEEQHFVRGNGAEPNTLDPSFVNSGMPGDIIVNDMFEGFVIENSDGQIIPGQAKEWSISKDGKTVTFVLKESLKWSNGEPVTASDFVFGWQRAVSPKTGNNTGFVFSTANIVNASEILSGDKDPSELGIKALDQRTVEISLSKPTPYFMSLMSIKTFFPLPAKLVQEKGDQWTRAENIATNGAYTLSKWVPNEYVEVERNPNYWDDTSTVINKVTYLGLSSQNAELIRYQAGEIDMTNRVQLEYYQKLIQESPEQIKAQALLGSYVYSFNTRQAPFDDVRVRQALSMAVNREILVEKVTGQGEPEAYSVTPNNIPDYIAPLSEFNSLDSAQRLTKAKMLLEAAGYNENNPLKFTLTYNTSENHKKIAIAIASMWKPLGVKVELENMEWKAYVAAKGAGDYQIARSWAFGDYPEPSALLEAFTCDHTANESGYCNTDYDELLQQASKTEEQSKRFALYQHAESILNESAAVMPLYHYNHTRLVRNTLKGFPNNNPKGNIYAKDLYFIQE; encoded by the coding sequence ATGACTCAACCAACGATCCCTGTGATCATCTCGTCCCTGCTTGCTTTGTCATCTGCTTCAAGCTTTGCTGCCACTGTTCCTGCTGATACACCGTTAGCTGAGGAACAACATTTTGTACGTGGCAACGGTGCAGAGCCCAATACACTGGATCCTAGCTTCGTAAATTCAGGCATGCCCGGTGACATTATCGTCAATGATATGTTTGAAGGCTTTGTGATTGAGAACAGTGACGGGCAGATCATCCCAGGGCAAGCCAAAGAATGGTCTATCAGCAAAGACGGTAAAACCGTGACGTTTGTGTTGAAAGAGAGCCTCAAGTGGTCGAATGGCGAGCCAGTCACAGCATCCGATTTTGTCTTTGGTTGGCAGCGAGCTGTGTCTCCTAAAACAGGTAACAACACGGGTTTTGTTTTTTCAACGGCTAACATCGTGAACGCTAGCGAGATTCTATCAGGAGACAAAGATCCCTCTGAGCTTGGCATCAAAGCATTAGATCAGCGCACGGTTGAAATTTCACTTTCAAAACCTACGCCCTACTTTATGAGTTTAATGAGCATCAAGACCTTCTTCCCTTTGCCTGCTAAGTTGGTTCAAGAGAAAGGTGACCAATGGACTCGCGCAGAAAATATCGCAACCAACGGTGCTTACACTTTGAGTAAATGGGTACCCAACGAATACGTTGAGGTCGAGAGGAACCCAAATTATTGGGATGACACATCGACAGTCATTAACAAGGTGACCTATTTAGGCTTATCATCTCAAAATGCCGAGCTTATCCGCTACCAAGCTGGTGAGATCGATATGACCAATCGCGTTCAGCTTGAGTACTACCAGAAATTAATCCAAGAAAGTCCTGAGCAAATCAAAGCGCAAGCTCTATTGGGCTCATATGTTTATTCATTCAATACGCGCCAAGCGCCCTTTGATGACGTCAGAGTTCGTCAAGCACTGAGCATGGCCGTCAATCGTGAGATTCTGGTCGAGAAAGTTACAGGTCAAGGTGAGCCTGAAGCCTACAGCGTGACGCCGAATAATATTCCTGATTACATAGCGCCTTTATCCGAATTCAACTCTTTAGACAGCGCTCAGCGTTTAACAAAAGCCAAAATGCTACTGGAAGCAGCTGGATATAACGAGAACAACCCACTTAAATTCACACTGACATACAACACCAGTGAGAACCACAAGAAAATAGCTATTGCGATTGCATCAATGTGGAAACCACTTGGCGTAAAAGTTGAGTTAGAGAACATGGAATGGAAAGCGTATGTTGCAGCGAAAGGGGCTGGTGATTATCAGATTGCGCGCTCATGGGCGTTTGGTGACTACCCAGAACCTTCTGCATTGCTAGAAGCCTTCACTTGTGACCACACTGCAAATGAGAGTGGTTACTGTAACACCGATTATGATGAGCTCTTACAGCAAGCAAGTAAAACGGAAGAACAATCTAAACGCTTCGCTCTATACCAGCACGCAGAGTCGATACTTAACGAATCAGCAGCAGTTATGCCTTTATATCATTACAATCACACTCGATTAGTGCGAAATACACTAAAAGGTTTCCCCAATAATAATCCGAAAGGAAATATCTACGCGAAGGATCTATACTTTATCCAAGAGTAA
- a CDS encoding efflux RND transporter periplasmic adaptor subunit, with product MPRIRPSRILLSFSVLLMSTGCSTEDSPLIGDTPRPVRLTEVQTVGHQDIRRFPAQVSASKEVELAFRVGGEVVEFNLKPSQRVTKGEVIARLDQRDFKTEVALKKSEFDLVKRELDRATQMMKKNLLAQAEFDGIQARLQVAQGALQLAQDRLKDTVITAPYSGRIATTHIENHQQVQAHQGIVLLQDHEMIDVTIQLPESVLSQMDAKRIDPSYQPLATFNGSSVSYPVTYKQHKTQATAGTQSYEVTFTLVAPKDNHTVYPGMGATLHLDIDKIIADKQSAQRFVVPASAILDNDLIGQPQVWVFQNGLVSSLDITIQGVSARGAIVSGDLSQNSYVVSAGVSQLSEGMRVTPIVRERGL from the coding sequence ATGCCTCGTATTCGTCCTTCACGCATACTTCTTTCTTTTTCTGTTTTACTTATGTCGACGGGGTGTTCGACCGAAGACTCACCACTGATAGGTGACACTCCTCGCCCTGTTCGTTTGACTGAAGTTCAAACCGTGGGTCATCAAGATATACGCCGTTTCCCTGCCCAAGTTTCTGCGTCTAAGGAAGTTGAACTTGCCTTCAGGGTGGGTGGTGAAGTGGTGGAATTTAACTTAAAGCCATCGCAAAGAGTGACAAAAGGCGAAGTCATTGCTCGGCTTGATCAGCGAGATTTTAAAACTGAAGTCGCATTGAAAAAATCGGAGTTTGATTTAGTCAAAAGGGAATTAGATCGAGCGACCCAAATGATGAAAAAGAACCTATTGGCTCAAGCGGAGTTTGATGGCATTCAAGCTCGTCTTCAAGTTGCACAGGGAGCTTTACAGCTTGCACAAGACAGGTTGAAAGATACCGTCATTACTGCGCCTTACAGTGGTCGAATTGCAACAACTCACATTGAAAACCATCAACAAGTGCAAGCTCACCAAGGTATCGTCCTTTTACAAGATCATGAAATGATAGATGTCACGATCCAGTTACCTGAGAGCGTACTTAGCCAGATGGATGCTAAGAGAATTGACCCATCTTATCAGCCCTTAGCGACCTTTAATGGGTCGTCGGTTTCCTACCCTGTGACTTATAAACAGCATAAAACGCAAGCAACAGCAGGAACACAAAGCTATGAAGTGACCTTTACTCTGGTCGCGCCAAAAGATAACCATACGGTGTATCCAGGTATGGGAGCAACGCTACACCTTGATATCGATAAAATCATTGCCGATAAGCAAAGTGCTCAACGTTTTGTCGTTCCTGCTAGCGCCATTTTAGACAATGATCTGATTGGTCAACCTCAAGTCTGGGTATTTCAAAACGGGCTAGTTTCTTCGTTAGATATCACCATTCAAGGAGTGTCGGCGCGTGGTGCGATTGTTTCTGGAGATCTCTCTCAGAATAGCTATGTGGTGAGTGCTGGTGTCAGTCAATTGTCAGAGGGGATGAGAGTTACACCCATCGTTCGTGAGCGAGGTTTATAA